The Macrobrachium rosenbergii isolate ZJJX-2024 chromosome 14, ASM4041242v1, whole genome shotgun sequence sequence TTGAGGTGAAGCTTTCTCAACGAATCAACGTTCATGAAAGCAAGAGGATCAATGTAAGTAAGCTTCCTATTGTCTGTTATTTGTATCAGAGTGACGTTCACTAGGTTATAAAAGGCTTTTGCGTCAATGATAGCCAACTCAGGCATCCGGCTTAGGCTAATGTTGATGACACTGAGATGAGAAAAATCTAGGGGTTTAATCTTATTGAGGGGATTCTGGTCTACTGCTAGTGTTTCTAAGACTGGAAGACTTTGGAACGCAGCTGTTGGGATTCTCGAGAGCATGTTACTCTCCAACGCCAACACTTTCAGATTTAGAAGTCCTGAAAAGGCCCTTGGGTCAATAGTGGAAATGACATTCCCAGTCAGATATAAAGACCCCAGTGACCCCATAGCTCTGAAGACAGATGGGGGTATGCTCTGAATTTTGTTGTAGGAAAGATTAAGTATGACAAGACTCTTCAGACCAAGAAACCACTCCTTGTAGATGTGAGTAAAGAGATTATGTTGTAGATCAAGAGTTTTCAAATTGCTCAGCTCCACCAGTGTTTCATTGTCTAAGCCTTTAATTCTGTTATTGGAAATGACCAAATGTTCTAGGTTTCCGAGACTCACAAAGTTGTCACgaattactgaagaaataacatttttgcCAAAGTTTAGGTACACTAACTTTGACACGTTGGTAAATAACACCCCAGGTCCCATTGAGTTCAGTCTGTTCCCAGATAAATCTAACTCCTGTAATTCTTCCAAGTTTTCAATACTCTCAGgaatttttgaaattgaatttgCCCTCAGGTCCAAAACTTGAATATCTCTGGGTATATCACTTGGGAATGACTTTAAATTCATGCTAGAGCAGTTGAAAGTCAACATAATCCTCTGAAACCTATTAGATTTCAAGTCGCCACAGGTACAACCCTCGTAGCAAGTGGCGTTGTAGGACTCTGCTTCTAGGTCACTAGGAAAAGCGCCGTCTACCATCCTCATCCAAGTGATGAACAGCTCTACAATGAAGCATATGTTAACGCAGAGTTTGCAGATCATCAAGAACTCCATCGCAGTGATGCAATGCCAGAGGTCTCTGGACTGATGGGTGTTCTGTTATGATGTACACGAAGGAACTTTTGGGACTGGTACTTGTCGCGTATGTGATAGAGCAGGTAAAATGATTTCCACCAGGACTTGTTCAGTCTGGCTACATTGTTGTTGTTCATCTCTTATCTGTAATTCCTCCTATATCTCTAAATTCAGAGACTTCATcctgaaaagaaataagatttgGTTAATTACTGATATTTCAAGAATCATTAactacatatacatgcatacaaaaagatattttatagcaacggattcataaaaatattttgaacacaTTCCcaaggtaaaaataacaaacagaaatgaCTATAAAGGTATATACAGCCATattctattttaataaaatatctcaaaatatttccaaaccCTTCACTattgtgatgaatataaaaaagttcgTTCTAATACCACTATCTCCTATAATTTAGCCAACTAACGAggcaataaaatcaataattgttcaaatcattaaaaagtaaaaataatatatggtCACAGTATTACAATGACGAGCCACGGTTCTGTCAATCACGATCAGTTTCaatgatatattttgttgttatttatttacaggCAGCTCAAAAAAAAGGACTATTAGTAAAtgcaataaagatttttttcagtattactgCATAAACAATTAATATGCAAACGATAGTGTATGGACTGCATAAAATCTTTAAAGTGGTGATGGCATTCTGATCAAGAATAACAAATTGTTGTCTAtggttatatgtgtatatactgtatatatatatatatatatatatatatatatatatatatatatatatatatatatatatatatgcatatatatatatatatatatatatatatatatatatatatatatatatatatatatatatatatatatatatatatatatatatatatatatatatatattatatatatatatgtgtgtgtgtgtgtgtatagacatatatatatatatatatatatatatatatatatatatatatatatatatatatatatataaaggcagagAGGAAGAtagtaaagtacagtacataattgCCATTTAATCACCTCACATTATCAACGA is a genomic window containing:
- the LOC136845849 gene encoding leucine-rich repeat neuronal protein 1-like, translating into MEFLMICKLCVNICFIVELFITWMRMVDGAFPSDLEAESYNATCYEGCTCGDLKSNRFQRIMLTFNCSSMNLKSFPSDIPRDIQVLDLRANSISKIPESIENLEELQELDLSGNRLNSMGPGVLFTNVSKLVYLNFGKNVISSVIRDNFVSLGNLEHLVISNNRIKGLDNETLVELSNLKTLDLQHNLFTHIYKEWFLGLKSLVILNLSYNKIQSIPPSVFRAMGSLGSLYLTGNVISTIDPRAFSGLLNLKVLALESNMLSRIPTAAFQSLPVLETLAVDQNPLNKIKPLDFSHLSVINISLSRMPELAIIDAKAFYNLVNVTLIQITDNRKLTYIDPLAFMNVDSLRKLHLNNNNLQGLQKEMHQFLPKGLQLCIHDNPFRCDCNVRWLRKLVSKDNTKNITLCEAEHISCQTPAEYEHKLLKYLDISRLPKVCPPVVLNLTQAQYIVGQIGERQVIECRALGSPVPQLHWILPDNSLVNSTLNEITRRFFPPGTLVYYHLEPADSGTYTCVAQNAVGSARSSVTLSAAGLDIFLFPVHVMSTYVTLVWNGTEKHAFPSYKIVYNRVSDNGTELEEKEVIEVSPSRKTLTIRHLRAQTNYQFCLGYEDGTGYWLEISCCYVTTAETEMNSGGIYRISLLTVIGLLGIVLLLTCLTMYLISSLLKSHRHRFYETPDKSTDSFKIPLVGLYRPLLLGS